The following proteins are co-located in the Styela clava chromosome 15, kaStyClav1.hap1.2, whole genome shotgun sequence genome:
- the LOC144432473 gene encoding uncharacterized protein LOC144432473, which translates to MASITNLTYKLLSVKHLCAVRNLIEEHFTSTFSLGVYLNWTKEDSIPAYYPRIESFLKQGNSLGAFSDKDAKLRGVVINVEHDNNERIKYDETLHISEKTDTINRLMVAIGVNQLSEILGTKKFWEMRMGTVHPSYRRKGLMPELIKRSTVLAKQRGIEKLVRFQTYNKALKEPSKMDGFEVIRHIELENYLDPVTGQKVFSGMKPPNDVQVLIAKTLT; encoded by the exons ATGGCGTCAATAACAAATCTCACTTACAAACTTCTAAGCGTAAAACATCTATGCGCTGTCAGGAATTTGATCGAAGAACATTTCACATCTACATTCTCATTGGGAGTATATTTAAATTGGACGAAGGAAGACTCGATTCCTGCATATTATCCTCGGATAGAG tcTTTCTTAAAGCAAGGAAATTCACTCGGGGCATTCAGTGATAAAGATGCTAAATTACGTGGAGTTGTCATCAATGTGGAACACGACaataatgaaagaataaaatatgatgaaacacTACATATCAGTGAAAAGACAGATACTATAAATCGg CTCATGGTGGCAATTGGAGTAAATCAATTATCTGAGATTCTTGGAACCAAAAAATTTTGGGAGATGAGAATGGGAACTGTGCATCCAAGTTACAGAAGGAAAGGACTAATGCCTGAACTTATAAAAAG ATCTACAGTTCTTGCAAAACAAAGGGGTATTGAGAAACTTGTACGATTTCAAACATATAATAAAGCTCTGAAAGAACCTTCGAAAATGGACGGATTTGAAGTAATTAGACACATTGAATTGGAAAACTATCTTGACCCCGTCACAGGGCAAAAAGTTTTTTCGGGGATGAAACCACCAAATGACGTGCAAGTTTTAATCGCTAAAACTTTGACTTAG